The following DNA comes from Triticum aestivum cultivar Chinese Spring chromosome 3D, IWGSC CS RefSeq v2.1, whole genome shotgun sequence.
ATTTAGCTTTAGTAAATATGCTGAATTTCTTGCTTGTAGAATTGCTCATCAATATCAGGAACTATATATTATTGCAGAATCAATTGTGTAACCAATAAATAAACATGACAATTTATCAAGCATCTTTGGTTCTACAATTCATCCCAAATCTATACTCAAAGAAAGATAATGTAAATCAACTGCTTAACTAAGATGGTACAAGGGTCTCCCACAGAGGGATGCTGAAGGTGGTACAACGCTCAAAACACAGGCAAAAACTATCATGGACAATGAGATAACGATAAGCAGAAACAGTGAAGGGATTCCATGTACTTACTGGGCGTAATGGAAGACCCATTGGGCTCAAGATACAGTCTGGGGGAGGCTGTGAGCGCACCCGGGGATGATGGAATTTGCAAACCGCACCAAATTTACAATCTCCAGTCTTTATGTAGTATATGCATTCTGGATGATCAGGTCTCTCAGGAAATACATTCTCTCTCTGCAGTGCATACTGAGGTGCAGGAAACGAACTGGATCTGTAGGGTGATTGCATTCCCTGATTTCCTGCACTGGCTTCACCTTGTCGAGAAGTTCCATAGTATTGTTGAGCCCCTGGAGACTGTAGTCGACTCTCAGGAGATGAAACAGGTACCATTTGGCCCTTGAAagataagaaaaaacaaaaatatcAACCCTAAATATAGGCTCCAACATGTTTTTATTTCACAAAATTAGAGCTAAATAGCTAAAGCCAAGTAAGATTATAGACCAAGCAGCATGACAGAGCTTTCCAAGATGCATATAGAATAGACTCATTTGTGACTGAACTTAATTCTTTTCTTTGAGCAAATCATTATTACCTAGTTTGAACATTTGTCTCCCAGGAAACATCAACATGGCAATAGTAATTCAAGTAGCAACATAATGCAAGTATAGACAGGCCATATAAACAGAGTCATGAGATAAAACGAAAGGATCAAAGGTTAGACTTGCAGAAATCCAAATAAAGGGAAAAGGATAAGTTAAAAGTTGAGACATGAAACTGATGTATTTCTTATGTTTTTCCCCTGTTGGTCTAGGAAATAAACAGATAAACACATCATGACTAAGAGAAAATTCATTATATTGTGTTACTATGAAATGAGATGATCTTACAGGATATGAGTTCCAGTTTGGTACTTGAACAAGACCCTGTGGTACAATCATCGGTGTATAGTTTGAAGGACTTTGCCATCTAGGGCTTGGAATGAAAGAACCTCTTGGATAAGTCCAGCTTGCCATTGTTCCAGTATAGGAATGTGGACCGGTGCTTCCAGAGTTATGTACAGGAGGATAAATAGGGGAACCACGTGAAGAAGCCACCGCATTGAAAATTTCTGGATGGTTAAATTTACATGTATTCCCATATTTACACTGTCCCGTTTTTAAGTAGTATGCACACTCCCTTTCATTCTACAGCAGCAAAATAGATTTCAGCTCAGTACAACAAGCAGAAAAATATATAAAAGGATGGACAAATAAAATATTCTACTAACAGTAAACAACTAACCGGTCGAAGTGGATATCCCAATGTGTTTAGCTGCACCATTCCTGCGATTCCAGCCTTTTCTCTAGGGTGATGGAATTTGCACGTAGGCCCAAACTTGCATGTTCCAGTCTTCAGATAGTACTGCATGAAAAACGTTGAGAAATTCTATCAGTTCAACACTTGTCCAGCAAGGCATAAAAATGCTACAATTATACTGCTTGTAGATTGCAGGATATAGACTCTACAAACATGCCATGGAACAAATAATAATACCCTGTACTTTTACAAAGGGCACTCCGAAATTGTGGTTATCATCCTGACAAAAACTGAAGCTAAATCACTTATTTTCTTGCTGTATGAGTACTTCTACAAATTCTTGTAACAGTTATCTTGAATGGTTTGGTGTCATATGATAATCAGTCCTTAAAAACAAGCACTGAAGAAAGAACTAGGAGAATTACAAAGTCCAGATATGAACCACAACTTTTTTTTTGGCTTGACCTATATAAAAGCATCAACCAAATTTAATACCCCCCTTGTCTCCACATGTTTTCACTAAGCATTTTTTAACAAGATAAATAATTGCTCCAACACATCACATAAGCAGAAAACAAGCCACACATGAGTATATGACACTGCTGATATTGTTAACCAAGGCAGCATGGCATGAATCCAAGTAAAATCAATGACGAAACAACAGCTTCTGAATGAACAAATGGTTCCTAAATATAATTACCTGACATTCAGGTTGTCCCACCCTCTCAGGATATTCTCCTTTCATTCTGGCAGAGGCAATAGCCTGACAATAAGCAGGTCAGTTGAGAAGAAAAATGTGAGATGAAGCAACAACAATAAGTATATAAAGAGGTTTTACAGAAAATTGGCGGTTAGTACTGTAATGACTCTAAGGAACAGGAATGATATCCAGCTCGCCGGTGGCAATCATGAACAATCCAAAAGAAAGTGGCATACTGGTGACAATTATCCAAAAGAAAAGTGGATTCTATCTACTATGACACATGAGTAACATATAGCAAACTTTATCCAATGCAAATGGAAAAGTACAGGGAATCATAGACTAGTAGACCCTCACCAAGCTAAAAACTTTTTatcaaaacatacttactgatgCTAGGATATTTATGTGCCTTCGAATGAGAAAGCACTTAACTATCTAAAGGTGGTCATACGAATCATGTTACTACTGAGCATTTTGCGCATTAATGATTTGCATTAAATTCGGTCAAAATTACTACATTTAACTCCGCGGTGCAATAGGAACAAATCAACACAAGATGTTTCCCTTCTACTAATTGCGTATTCATTTTACAGCCCTGCTTATGTACTACACGAGGATATAACATATTAGAAAATGTACAAAACGTAACCCTGACGATTGTGAACATGTGACACAAAGCAGAATGGAAACAACAGCTGGGAGAGGTATGTTTAGTCACCGTATTCCTGTCCTGAGGGTGATTGAACCTGCAGCTCATGCCGAACCTGCACAATCCAGTCCTGAGGTAGTAGGTGCAGTCCGGTTCCCCTGGCCGCACAGGATATGGCCCAGATTGCATAGTGGCGCCGCTGCTCATGGCCATCTGCTGCCACATTCCCTCTGCATTGCGCGCACACACAAAACTGATTAAAATCGAGATCAAACAAGTTTGCAGATTGATTATTAAGCGCCAACAGAGTATCCACATTCTACAAGTAACAGCATGCAAGACATGGAAAGTAACAGCATCGCGGCCTGGCACGATCAATCACCCTCAAAAACCCCAATTCCACGCCGACAGGGATATACGCAAAAAGATAGCTTTGGCCACCGTCAAAATCCGCTGGGGTTACCACTCCCCGATCCATGGCAGGATACCGTGAGAACGCCCACTGATTCCGCAGGAAATTGCGGAGCCAAAAAGGTAAAACCGAGCATCCGAGCTAAACCTACGGCGCGGAATTTAGCTTCCGATTATAACCCCAATTCCCCAAAACGGCCCGGGCGCTCGGGCGTGGCGGGGAGAGGAGCCACGGAAACCCTAACCTTCATAGAGAGCGTCCGGGTCGGGCGATGGCGGGTCGGCGGCCGCGGCGGTGGCCGTGGCGgggggcgggggaggaggaggcgagggggcggcggcggaggccgtgACCGTCACCACCGCGGGAGCGGAGGCCCTTCCGGCTTCGTCCATCTTCGGCGAGCGGCTGGGTCGGCCATCACGcgatcgcggcggcggcggcggccattggGGGAGGGGCTCCGGCGAGTGATCGGTGGCGGTGTGTGCAGGATacagagggagagaggggaggcgccctgcCTGCCGCTGCCCCTTGTATTTATTTCTCCCCCTTTCTCTCGCTCTCTTTTTCGGTGCGCGGCCTGCTACGTGCACCCGCGCGTTGCACGCGCGCTGCCCGCTCACGCGATTATTCCCTTTTTCTACCCGGCGAAAATGCAGCGCTTTGCTTTTAAAATTATGATCACGGCAAGGGCATGGGAGAGCAAAACAGGTGAATTTTTCCCAAATCCCAAAAGAAAATTCAGGGCCATCTTTGCAACTGTGTTTTTACTATGTTGTGTTGGTTTCATCAACTTGAAAGGATGGAGCACTCGCTAATTTTTCAGCTAGGAGAGGGAAGGTAGTTTACTCACCGACTTTCATGTCTTGAATCGTCTGATGATGAGTTTGCCCACGGACCCCGGTATTTATAACCATGCCCGATGGAAAGAACTTTGACGAGGGGTGGAGGACACGGCGCCGCTCGGCTGGGTTTTATCCTTCGCCTGTCATTTATGCGTGTAGATAGAGATGAGGGGGGTGTCGGTGGTGGGAAAGGCGATGGTCAATGGCGGTATTGAAGAAAAAGGGGGTAGGTAGGGTGTGGGGCTAGCGGACGTTACGTTTGGCGGAGAAACCGAGAAGGATGTCGACAAGAATGGTGAGCTGGAGATTTGCGTGCGACCGGTGGCATGGGCTGCGAGGAGATAGAGGATCACACCCGAAAAAGATGAGGCGCCGAAAGGGGGCGCAGGGCGATGGATGCCAGAAGGCGGAGAGATGAGGCGCCGAAAGGGGGGCGCGGAACGCGGGGGCGATGGATGCCAGAAGGCGAAGAGATGAGGCGCTAAAAGGGGGGCGCGAAACGCGGGGGCGATGGATGCCAGAAGGCGAAGAGATGAGGCACCGAAAGGAGGGCGCAAAACACGGGGCGATGGATGCCAGAAGGCGAAGAGATGATGCGCCGAAAGGGGGGCGCGAAACACGGGGCGATGGATGCCAGAAGGCGAAGATATGAGGCGCCGAAAGGGGGGAGCGAAACACGGGGCGATGGATGCCAGAAGGCGGAGAGATGAGGCGCCGAAAGGGGGGCGCGAAACGCGGGGTGATGGATGCCAGAAGGCGAAGAGATGAGGCACCGAAAGGGGTCGCAGGACGCAAGGCGATAGATGCCAGAAAGCGAAGAGATGAGGCGAAGAAAAGTGCACTAAATGAGATATACGTTTCGCTACCATGTCTCGTGGTTTATGGCGTGTATAGATGGAGTGATGTCCGCGACTATCTTCCACGATAAGAAGTCAAATGCACTGTTTTAGTGGAAGCCAGGCGACCAAAAGCGTTGAGACGGGCAAAAAAAAACTACATATAGCTATTTTTACACCTCAATTTTCATAGTGGCATGCCTAATCCGGTCTACTATTTTCGTTCTCTCTTTCTTTTATTACATGCACCTTGTATCTTTTATAATTCCCGTGGAGCCTTCAAAGAACAATGTTTGTAAAACCTCGTCATGAGATCAAAAGACTCGACTCTGTAATAATTTTCCCTGTTCTTCCTTGTGTTTTTAGGACCGAACAGCTACGGTAGAGTGTGTCCGATAAAATTGATACGACAATGAATCTAGTTAGTCATGATAACATTGATGGTGGATGTCAAATGTGTAGTACTACTAAAATCGTATACACCAACATTATGGCGTATTACCTCCGTTGATACGGATATTTATCTAGATACGGGTGATGGATCACTGGAGGGAGTAGGTAATAACAACGCATCATTTCACTCTCCAAAACGGAGACCCGGTCTAGTAGCCTTGGCAGGCAAATCAAATGGGAAAGGAAAAGAGTAcacttgcgtgtgtgtgtgtgttgacgaCAAGTGGACGGGAGGGGAGCATCGTCCGCGGCGGTGGTGCGCGTAACAATTCCGCCCGCACTGTGCATGGTGCCAGTGTGCCCGGGGCGTCCGCCTCGGGTGTTTTTTCCCGTCCATTTTTTTCTTCCCCTGACCTGACGCTCCGCTCCTTTTACGCGTCCCTCCCTCCTTTTTGTTCGGGTGTGAATTGTGAGGAGAGGAGCGCCACCGCGGGAGTGGAGTGACCTCATCCAGTCGTTCCCCCTCCCCCCTTTTCTCCTCCCATTTTCTCCTTTCTTTTTCGTTTTTTGCTGCCTTTTCCCCGTTTTCCCATTCGCGGGGACCCTTTTCTCCTCCAAATACTTTCTCCTCGCCCGCCTTTTATCTCCCGGGGATCCTCGACGGGTCGCGTCGCGTCGCTTTCGCGGTCTCCCGTTCGATGCGTATcgcttcttttattttgtttttcgcTTCGTTCCGTTCCGTTCCTGTGCTGTGCTGCTCACCGACCACCTGTTTTTCCCGGCGTACTACGATTCGGTTCGGGCGGCGACTTTGGGAGTCCGGCCTGGCCTTTGCCTCGGGGGCCGGGGACGGATCCTCCTTCACCGGCTTGGCGCTGAAGCGAGCAGTGGAGGGACGGGGTGGGGGGCTGGGTTTCCCGAGGCTGACACGGGTGATGTAGCGGCGTTGCGTTGCGTTATGCTGTGTTTGTGCGTGCGTGGTGGTCACCACGGACGGGACGGGCCTATGCTACGCTACGGCCGAGCCTAGTTGATGGGATGCCATGCCGATTCCGTATTCTGTAGAGATGGTGGTGCTGGGCGCGATCGCCATATGTGTTTTTTTTCCAGGGTAacacgtgtctcattcatatcataaagatcaaaataCAAGTTATGTgaggaccgacatgacaaaactgaaaagatagcagaacatctctgagcttgacaccaacgcccgtcatctgcctccggcaccaccacatcagccactgaagaaaaaaaaatgacggatcacctaCTCACCCGAGCTAgacgcggctccatcgctaatatgcagctttgcgggacctttgtcgacgtcctgggaacaggggtacccagacttgcctgcctgcggcccacggcgtggctccaccaacggcctggtacggcccatcttcagcagcaaccactcaagaccctcgcgaggttcacgtaacgtgagccatgacaaccaaggccaggcgggcgccagcgggcgcagtgtaccagtttcctctttggtgctaaagaggcaagcgcagacgaggagtcccgaggcatcaggcaaatgtttccatatcagtgcaacgagaccaggacggcaggacggaggtcatggCGGAGCCCACTGCTGCAtcaccatcagagcctttggcaggcggagaccaccttttgtcagcatagcttgtactagttgtctcctttTAAAAtttgccgttgtgggatccctcccgcctacatttgggaagacgaccagggcgtctataaataggactagccaccacaaacggaggggggggggcggatcattcagaccaccctctcacgcaccagctcaccgagctcaagaacacctctcctcaggaggccgttcATACCTTGTACTTGTTTATCCTCAACCTacgaggcaatccatcacaccacaccggagtagagtattacaccacaacggtggcccgaaccagtataaaccctcgtgcctcgtgttctttgggttcgtcgagctaggccttgagacctttgtgcgagcgagctagggagagagagttcttcgtgcgcaccccagagtttgaacctcaagggtttgcagaaatccagaatctgacatttggcgcgccatgtaggggtgcaCTGAAGCCTTTCTTCCATCGATCCACGCTCCACTGCTCCGCCgcatccatggctgatgctcgccgaGCCCGTTCTGAGCGCCGGGCCTCCCTGCCGTTCTCCATCCCCgctgccaatgccgccaccggcccgccggggaacgagcagcaagcttcatcgctgcacccctctgtgcggcgggacggacgcaccgccaccccgtcgctgactccggccggctcgtcgccccacgctcgtcgcgcacccacggacgcgcaggccgcgctgctcatggcgcgcgagctcctacgTTACCGCTTCGCCGAGCTCGTCAACGCCGCCGGGGGCTCTCCCGCaccgtctctctcgctgcctcgcccacctccagctgcgggcgacgtagcccactgagcgcctccaccacctccgcatcaagacggcgccctcgcggcgcgacccaccgcgcagggcgcccacgcacgaagaaggaagctgccaagaagtcccacgGCCACAAGAAAACACTCCTGCACTCCCAGCACCAccgcgtcaagaccgcgtgccgcttGTGGCGGCGATGCGTGGACACCAGGACCAGGCTCCGCCTCCGTGACGGGCTCtggtgaccacagcaggctgccgtgccttcactcccgagctgcgcagcgtcgtctggcccggcaagttcaagccagacttgcctccgcgctacgatggcacccccgaccctgcaaagttcttgtagctctacgagctaagcatcgaggcagccaatggcaacgagaaggtcatggcgaactggttccccatggccctcaaggatggcgcgcgctagtggctcctgaacctgcctgcgggatcgatctcctcctgggcgaGATGAGCGAGtgcttcgttgccaacttccagagGACTCGCGACCACCGGcctgccgcgggtgacctgcggcgcatcaagcagcagctaggggaaaccctacagaagtacatccagcgcttcaacagcgtccgcctcaagatttccaaggtgacggacgaggccatcatctccgcgttctccgatggcgtccgcgacgtcaagatgaaggaggagctcgccatccacgaggacctatgcacagccctggagatgttcaacatggcgaccaagtgcgcaagggctgaggaagggcgcctctcccccCTCGAGCTTCCAGccgccgacccagaagacaagaaggccaaggccaaggacgtgaagcacaagggggctgccgtgcttgtagcggagccggagatgaagcgcggacgagaccaccccgagtcatccaagggtagccgtccattttgcgccttccacaacgttcacagccacaacaccaatgactgtcaggagctcagggccatccgcgatgggcgcttcggtcgacgccccgagcgcaatgactgaggctacggccgaggaggatgaagtggaggacgctgggacgaccgcggcccccgccaggagtggcgcgaccagcctcgtgaggaccgctggcaggaccagcctcgcgagggcgcctggagggatcagcctcgtgaggaccatcctCAAGGCAAGGCtggtctccctccgctgccgccaccgccacggAGGAATGATGACCAtaatcaggacgagggggttgggggcttccaggagcctcgcgcaTCGCCTACATCttaggtggcgctcaggccccagcctctcagcgcatcttcaagaagtttgctc
Coding sequences within:
- the LOC123080269 gene encoding zinc finger CCCH domain-containing protein 12 isoform X2, with product MVINTGVRGQTHHQTIQDMKVEGMWQQMAMSSGATMQSGPYPVRPGEPDCTYYLRTGLCRFGMSCRFNHPQDRNTAIASARMKGEYPERVGQPECQYYLKTGTCKFGPTCKFHHPREKAGIAGMVQLNTLGYPLRPNERECAYYLKTGQCKYGNTCKFNHPEIFNAVASSRGSPIYPPVHNSGSTGPHSYTGTMASWTYPRGSFIPSPRWQSPSNYTPMIVPQGLVQVPNWNSYPGQMVPVSSPESRLQSPGAQQYYGTSRQGEASAGNQGMQSPYRSSSFPAPQYALQRENVFPERPDHPECIYYIKTGDCKFGAVCKFHHPRVRSQPPPDCILSPMGLPLRPGEELCKFYSRYGICKFGVNCKFDHPMAAPMGVYAYGYSASASPNAPMGRRLLESPSGSAYAS
- the LOC123080269 gene encoding zinc finger CCCH domain-containing protein 12 isoform X1; the encoded protein is MDEAGRASAPAVVTVTASAAAPSPPPPPPPATATAAAADPPSPDPDALYEEGMWQQMAMSSGATMQSGPYPVRPGEPDCTYYLRTGLCRFGMSCRFNHPQDRNTAIASARMKGEYPERVGQPECQYYLKTGTCKFGPTCKFHHPREKAGIAGMVQLNTLGYPLRPNERECAYYLKTGQCKYGNTCKFNHPEIFNAVASSRGSPIYPPVHNSGSTGPHSYTGTMASWTYPRGSFIPSPRWQSPSNYTPMIVPQGLVQVPNWNSYPGQMVPVSSPESRLQSPGAQQYYGTSRQGEASAGNQGMQSPYRSSSFPAPQYALQRENVFPERPDHPECIYYIKTGDCKFGAVCKFHHPRVRSQPPPDCILSPMGLPLRPGEELCKFYSRYGICKFGVNCKFDHPMAAPMGVYAYGYSASASPNAPMGRRLLESPSGSAYAS